A single region of the Halichondria panicea chromosome 10, odHalPani1.1, whole genome shotgun sequence genome encodes:
- the LOC135342718 gene encoding methionine aminopeptidase 1-like: MAALDGPVQLCTTLGCTNKATLQCPTCVKQGLEGSYFCNQECFKNYWKEHKAVHKKKTPSKPSTYNPWPGFTFSGPLRPYPLSPPRVIPEHIGKPDYSDTGVPTSEREAKKSLSIQQLSPDEIKEMRIACRLGREVLDIAGRAVRPGVTTDEVDRLVHEACIERDCYPSPLNYYNFPKSCCTSVNEVICHGIPDGRELVNGDICNVDITVYHNGFHGDLNETFFVGEVDDANKKLVQTAHECMMKGIAIVHPGEKYRNIGNEIQKHAQTNGFSVVRTYCGHGINQIFHALPNVPHYSKNKAVGVMKPGHTFTIEPMISEGTWRDVTWPDNWTAATVDGKRSAQFEHTLLVTETGCEILTQRTEAEGKPHFLTP; the protein is encoded by the exons ATGGCAGCTCTGGATGGTCCAGTGCAGCTGTGCACGACCCTGGGCTGCACCAACAAGGCCACCCTTCAGTGCCCCACCTGTGTCAAGCAAGGACTCGAGGGGTCATACTTCTGTAACCAA GAGTGCTTCAAAAACTACTGGAAAGAACACAAAGCTGTACACAAGAAGAAAACCCCATCCAAACCCAGCACGTACAATCCCTGGCCTGGCTTCACCTTCTCTGGGCCACTGCGTCCTTATCCACTC AGTCCTCCTCGAGTAATCCCAGAGCATATCGGCAAACCAGACTATTCAGACACTG gcgTGCCCACTAGTGAGAGGGAGGCTAAGAAGTCATTGTCCATTCAACAGCTATCTCCGGACGAGATCAAAGAGATGAGAATAGCTTGCAGA cttggtCGAGAGGTACTGGATATTGCTGGCCGTGCTGTTCGCCCCGGAGTGACTACTGATGAAGTGGACAGACTGGTGCACGAGGCGTGTATAGAGAGAGACTGCTATCCATCTCCCCTCAACTATTACAACTTCCCCAAATCATGCTGCAC atCTGTAAATGAGGTGATATGCCACGGTATACCTGATGGTAGAGAGTTGGTCAACGGAGACATTTGCAACG TTGATATCACAGTCTATCACAATGGTTTCCACGGCGACCTTAACGAGACATTCTTTGTGGGGGAGGTGGACGATGCTAACAAGAAGCTTGTGCAGACAGCACATGAGTGCATGATGAAGGGGATAGCCATCG TTCACCCGGGAGAAAAGTATCGCAACATTGGCAATGAGATACAGAAACACGCCCAAACCAACGGATTCTCTGTAGTGAGGACATACTGCGGCCACGGCATCAACCA GATCTTCCATGCTCTGCCTAATGTCCCTCACTATTCAA AGAACAAGGCCGTGGGTGTCATGAAGCCAGGGCACACGTTCACCATAGAGCCAATGATCAGTGAAG GCACTTGGAGAGATGTCACCTGGCCTGACAACTGGACTGCAGCTACCGTG GATGGCAAGAGGTCTGCACAGTTTGAACACACTCTACTGGTAACTGAGACAGGTTGTGAGATCCTCACTCAACGAACTGAAGCAGAGGGCAAGCCACACTTCCTGACTCCCTAG
- the LOC135342712 gene encoding negative elongation factor B-like — protein sequence MSDNTGAEYITGIFKNNEDAFDSITKVQTQNKVGISSMNPALPILDLHGITRAQIHTSLFQKMQEKLLSKVDNLEDRALTKLLDRCFRYIGGDAQLRSVCLQIMQKLPIIDEKYLRPLSENVELYNSCPLGVKQQIWSTNQGLFGEAVSPLLDQYISDKENLLFGVEDKSKNSVSFLSILPRSRRQNAVIQELVSMLGNSPTLYTTLLQFLRTLFLRTQISHYCTLRADLLMTLHEKESKLCELDRCRKFAWCLDACVRVGGVDAKKTRELYSFIEEQEQGDDILGDVSMLLRDPYTLHTLCKSILQNILQLFEQSQLPRESNDLECLVRLLLLGLKSLRLIDSKEYYEDKFDTDLLIRFIPDLLSLMAENSLRVLYRQLGEEHPPHTPSQNFIKYLTKHTSAMYITCMYAVHLLEKKELKSFIFLLPTIARAFTSSTEGTQMPDVFLHILVHHVTCQQELKVATLQVMLRQFWMPCCQASETVLLHLCRLLWKIHCRLSTSLLEEVLSAMKKGSELSQATQEQYVGLIEHIRASKKDEL from the exons ATGTCTGACAATACGGGTGCAGAGTACATCACTGGTATCTTCAAGAACAACGAGGATGCATTTGACTCCATCACAAAAGTACAGACACAGAACAAAGTGGGTATATCCTCCATGAACCCTGCTCTCCCTATACTGGACCTACATGGCATCACACGTGCTCAGATACACACTAGTCTGTTTCAGAAAATGCAGGAAAAGCTACTGTCTAAAGTTGACAATCTGGAGGATAGAGCACTAACGAAATTACTCGATCGATGTTTCCGCTACATTGGAGGAGATGCACAACTTCGTTCAGTGTGTTTGCAAATCATGCAAAAGTTGCCCATTATCGATGAAAAATATCTTCGGCCACTCTCAGAAAATGTAGAGTTATATAATTCCTGTCCGCTCGGCGTGAAGCAGCAGATATGGTCAACCAATCAGGGCCTGTTTGGGGAGGCCGTTAGTCCGCTGTTAGATCAGTACATCTCAGACAAAGAAAATCTGTTATTTGGTGTTGAAGATAAATCTAAAAATTCGGTATCTTTTCTGTCAATTTTACCGCGGTCACGACGACAAAATGCTGTCATTCAAGAGCTTGTATCGATGTTAGGGAATTCCCCCACTCTCTACACAACACTGCTGCAGTTTCTACGAACACTGTTTCTTCGTACGCAGATTAGTCATTATTGTACATTGCGTGCGGACCTTCTGATGACCTTGCACGAGAAAGAGAGCAAGTTGTGTGAGCTGGATCGATGTCGGAAGTTTGCGTGGTGTCTGgatgcgtgtgtgcgtgtgggagGAGTGGACGCTAAGAAGACTAGAGAGTTGTACAGCTTCATAGAGGAACAAGAGCAGGGAGATGACATACTGGG AGATGTGTCGATGCTCCTGAGAGACCCatacacactccacacactctgCAAGAGCATACTACAGAATATATTGCAACTATTCGAGCAGTCCCAGTTACCAAGA GAGAGCAATGATTTAGAGTGTTTGGTGCGACTGCTTTTGTTGGGGCTCAAGTCACTTAGACTAATAGACAGCAAAGAATACTACGAAGATAAATTT GACACAGATCTGCTGATTCGCTTCATTCCGGATCTCCTCTCACTGATGGCTGAGAATAGTTTACGAGTGCTCTATCGTCAGCTGGGCGAGGAACACCCACcgcacacaccctcacagaaCTTCATCAAGTATCTCACAAAGCACACCTCGGCGATGTACATCACTTGTATGTACGCTGTCCACTTACTCGAGAAAAAAGAACTGAAATCATTTATTTTCCTGCTCCCTACGATTGCTAGAGCCTTCACTAGCAGCACTGAGGGAACACAGATGCCGGACGTGTTCCTCCACATACTCGTGCATCATGTGACCTGCCAGCAAGAGCTGAAGGTGGCCACTCTCCAGGTCATGTTGAGGCAGTTTTGGATGCCTTGTTGTCAG GCTAGTGAGACAGTGTTGCTCCACTTGTGCCGACTCCTATGGAAGATACATTGCCGACTCAGCACTTCTCTGTTGGAGGAGGTGCTCTCAGCCATGAAAAAAGGCAGTGAA ttgagTCAAGCCACACAAGAACAATACGTTGGACTGATAGAGCACATCAGAGCATCAAAGAAAGATGAACTCTGA
- the LOC135342803 gene encoding large ribosomal subunit protein eL34-like, producing MVNRLTYRRRLSYNTKSNKTRVSKTPGGRLVYLYVKKKGTPPKCGDCKGKLSGLPAVRPIKLKNLSRPKKTVSRAYGGSRCHQCLRQRIIRAFLIEEQKIVVRALKAQATK from the exons ATGGTGAACCGATTGACATACCGTAGGAGGCTGTCCTATAACACCAAGTCCAACAAAACTAGGGT GTCAAAGACTCCGGGGGGTCGGCTGGTGTACCTGTACGTCAAGAAGAAGGGCACACCCCCCAAGTGTGGGGACTGCAAGGGCAAGCTGAGTGGG CTTCCTGCAGTGAGGCCTATTAAGTTGAAGAACCTCTCCCGACCCAAGAAGACCGTGTCCAGGGCGTACGGAGGCTCCAGGTGTCATCAATGCCTCAGGCAGAG GATCATCAGAGCTTTCCTTATTGAGGAGCAGAAGATTGTGGTCAGAGCACTCAAGGCACAAGCTACCAAATGA
- the LOC135342768 gene encoding UDP-N-acetylglucosamine transferase subunit ALG14 homolog: MEFSFLTACTAVITVLITLVIIRYFYLVSICGNSRTGVKQTRPSSTMIVLGSGGHTSEMMTLLSGMDLSHYTPRTYVVANSDTMSADKLNKFEEDIGKSEEVRVHLIPRAREVKQLYLTSVFSTLYATLATLPVVLETRPDLLLCNGPGTCIPIAFWTYLLKFLLLKDVKMIYVESICRVEKLSLSGLLLYYLYMADHVIVQWPTLHKQYPRTQYLGRIV, encoded by the coding sequence ATGGAATTCTCTTTTCTGACTGCCTGTACAGCTGTAATCACGGTCCTAATCACACTGGTAATAATCAGATACTTTTACCTCGTCTCCATATGTGGAAACAGCCGTACAGGAGTCAAACAAACCCGTCCCTCGAGCACCATGATTGTGCTCGGGTCTGGTGGCCACACTTCAGAGATGATGACACTTTTGAGTGGAATGGACTTGAGTCACTACACTCCCAGGACCTATGTGGTTGCCAATAGCGATACCATGAGTGCCGATAAGCTGAACAAGTTCGAGGAAGACATTGGGAAAAGTGAAGAAGTTCGCGTTCACCTCATACCTAGAGCACGAGAAGTGAAGCAGTTGTATCTAACCAGTGTGTTCTCAACTCTCTACGCTACACTCGCCACACTACCCGTTGTCCTGGAGACCAGACCTGACCTGCTACTATGTAACGGACCTGGTACTTGTATTCCGATAGCATTTTGGACATATCTACTCAAGTTTCTGCTGCTCAAAGACGTCAAGATGATCTATGTTGAGAGTATATGTCGAGTGGAGAAGCTCTCGTTGTCCGGACTGTTACTGTACTACCTGTATATGGCAGACCATGTGATTGTACAGTGGCCCACACTTCACAAACAATATCCCAGAACTCAGTACTTGGGGAGAATTGTGTGA
- the LOC135342751 gene encoding proteasome subunit beta type-7-like: MSGVVVTQLPTGGFNFDLCKRNEGLRRSGVTFPKPVKTGTTIAGCVFKDGVVLGADTRATEGTVVADKNCEKIHFIAKNIFCCGAGTAADTEFTTNFISAQIELHKLTTGRAPRVATALKMLKQYLYRYSGQIGAYLVLGGYDITGPSLFTVHAHGSTDKLPYVSMGSGSLAAMATFEDQYKPNMERDEAMTLVRNAITAGILNDLGSGSNVDLCVVTADKTDYLRGYEEIVAKGPRTGDYRYRQGTTAIIGTPCVRRFEVVSQSVSSVESMETCC, from the exons ATGTCTGGTGTCGTGGTGACTCAACTCCCTACTGGAGGATTCAACTTTGATCTCTGTAAAAG GAATGAAGGACTGAGACGCTCTGGAGTGACCTTCCCCAAGCCAGTCAAGACTGGGACCACCATCGCTGGCTGTGTGTTCAAG GACGGAGTTGTGTTGGGTGCTGACACTAGGGCCACAGAGGGAACCGTGGTTGCTGACAAAAATTGTGAAAAAATTCACTTCATCGCAAAAAACATATT TTGTTGTGGAGCTGGTACGGCTGCAGACACAGAGTTCACCACTAACTTCATCTCTGCTCAGATTGAGTTACACAAACTGACCACAGGGAGAGCA CCACGTGTAGCCACGGCTTTGAAGATGCTCAAGCAATACTTATACAG ATATAGTGGTCAGATCGGGGCCTACCTGGTCCTGGGTGGCTATGACATCACTGGCCCCAGTCTATTCACTGTGCATGCTCACGGGAGCACTGACAAGCTGCCCTATGTGTCGATGG GTTCTGGATCGCTGGCTGCTATGGCGACTTTTGAAGATCAATACAAACCAAATATGGAG AGGGACGAGGCCATGACTCTGGTTAGGAATGCAATCACTGCTGGCATCCTCAACGATTTG gGCTCTGGTAGCAATGTGGACCTGTGCGTGGTGACAGCAGACAAGACAGATTACTTGAGAGGCTATGAGGAGATTGTAGCCAAGGGTCCGAGGACAGGAGACTATCGCTACAGACAAGGGACCACTGCCATCATTGGTACTCCATGTGTGCGGAGGTTTGAGGTGGTGTCACAGTCTGTGAGCAGCGTTGAGAGCATGGAGACTTGTTGTTAG
- the LOC135342764 gene encoding uncharacterized protein LOC135342764: MASNISKGDNAEHYKRVSSCYDSMYSDNLAAKVSIINRQLQFTSGDTVLDIGGGTAGMSQRLWKTHNLKAPVLCVDPSDAMLQIARGKMGVETIKATAEEFFVNYSDRKVFSKILMISCYHHFKDPGLVFEGVARLLSDDGVCLVTHAEYEPLLFSRLGKLLDIDYSQIAKHAEANGLKAQITSDSEVREVTKESCFSFLRNRMFSILNEFTDSEIEEGIKELDQRYDGDTVQAAYEFTIATITK; this comes from the exons ATGGCCAGCAACATTTCAAAG GGTGATAATGCAGAGCACTATAAGAGAGTGAGCTCCTGCTATGACAGCATGTACTCTGACAACCTAGCAGCTAAAGTGAGCATCATAAACCGTCAGCTGCAGTTCACCTCTGGTGACACTGTCCTAGACATTGGAGGAGGGACGGCAGGAATGAGTCAGCGGCTGTGGAAAACGCACAATCTCAAGGCACCTGTACTTTGTGTGGACCCATCGGATGCGATGCTGCAAATAGCCCGAGGGAAGATGGGAGTGGAGACGATTAAGGCGACAGCTGAAGAGTTCTTTGTAAATTATTCCGACAGAAAAGTTTTCAGCAAGATTCTTATGATTAGTTGTTACCACCACTTCAAAGATCCTGGCTTGGTGTTTGAGGGCGTTGCTAGGCTACTATCTGATGATGGTGTTTGTTTGGTGACTCACGCTGAATATGAACCTCTTTTGTTCTCACGACTAGGAAAGCTACTGGATATTGACTACAGCCAGATTGCTAAGCATGCTGAAGCTAATGGTCTCAAAGCTCAAATAACGTCTGATAGTGAAGTGCGGGAAGTAACTAAAGAGTCGTGCTTCAGTTTTCTGAGAAATCGTATGTTCTCCATTCTCAATGAATTCACAGATAGTGAGATAGAAGAAGGAATTAAAGAACTGGACCAAAGATACGATGGTGATACAGTACAAGCTGCTTACGAGTTCACCATAGCTACTATAACGAAGTAG